The genomic region GGGTGCGCCGCGCTGCGCTTCACGCGTCTTGCGATCCCCGCCCGTCACGCTTGCATGCTTATCGTCGCCGATCCCGCCGAGACCCGCGCCGCCGTCGTCGCCGAGATTGCCGCGGGAAAGACCGTCGGCTTCGTGCCGACGATGGGGGCCCTGCACGCGGGCCACCTCAGTCTGATCGACGCCGCGCGGGCCGAGTGCGATCTGGTCGCCGCGAGCGTGTTCGTGAATCCGACGCAGTTCGCGCCCAGCGAGGACTTCGCCGCCTATCCGCGCCCGGTGGAGCAAGACCTGCAGCTCTTGCAGCAGCGCGGGTGCTGGCTGGCGTTCACTCCGACGGCCGAGGCGATGTATCCGCCGGGAAGCACGACCTCGATCGACGTCGGTCCGGTGGCGCGGCCATGGGAGGGGGCCGAACGGCCGTCCCACTTCGCGGGGGTCGCCACCGTGGTGATGAAGCTGCTGCAGATCGTGCCGGCGACCCGCGCGTACTTCGGCCAGAAGGACTACCAGCAGACGTTGGTCGTGCGGCGGATGGTCGAGGACCTGAACGTGCCGGTCGAGTTGCGAGTTTGCCCGATCGTCCGCGAGCCCGATGGCTTGGCCCTCAGTTCGCGCAACGCCTATCTCAGCGTGGCCGAGCGGACGAAGGCTGCTGCCTTGTCGCAGTCGTTGGAGTCGGCTCGGCAAGCCTGCGCGGCGGGCGAGACCGACGCCGAGCGGCTTCGCGCGCTGATCCGGGATCGTTTGAAGGAGTCGGCCCTGGAGCCCGATTACGTGGCGATCGTCGCCGACGGCACGGTCGAGCCGATCGAAAGAATCGTCGGTCCGGCGGTCGTCGCGATCGCGGTGCGAGTAGGCAGGACGCGACTCATCGACAACTGCCGCATCGGCTGACGCGGCGGCGTTCGGCAACTGCGGATGAGACGGAAGAGAAT from Pirellulales bacterium harbors:
- the panC gene encoding pantoate--beta-alanine ligase, with the translated sequence MLIVADPAETRAAVVAEIAAGKTVGFVPTMGALHAGHLSLIDAARAECDLVAASVFVNPTQFAPSEDFAAYPRPVEQDLQLLQQRGCWLAFTPTAEAMYPPGSTTSIDVGPVARPWEGAERPSHFAGVATVVMKLLQIVPATRAYFGQKDYQQTLVVRRMVEDLNVPVELRVCPIVREPDGLALSSRNAYLSVAERTKAAALSQSLESARQACAAGETDAERLRALIRDRLKESALEPDYVAIVADGTVEPIERIVGPAVVAIAVRVGRTRLIDNCRIG